ACCCGTCACGTCGTCCGTCGCACCGGTACCGCCCGGCACGAGCCCGCCCGATGGACGCCCACCCGTACCCGCCGCGGGGGACGCGTTCCTCGCCTTCGCCGTGCTCTCCGTGGTCGCAGTCGCCAGTGTCACCGGAAGCTCCAAGCTGTAGCCGGACGGCCGGTTCGGCCCAAGACAGCCGCAAGCTACCAGGACGACTTGCGCACTCCCGGGAGATGTCCGGCGTGTGCCTGCTCGCGCAGGTTCACCCGGGACAGCCCGAAGGCGCGGAAGTACCCGCGCGGGCGCCCGTCGATCTGGTCGCGGTTGCGCACGCGCGTGCGGGCGGCGTCGCGGGGCTGCCGGCGCAGTTCCCGCTGGGCGGCGAACCGTTCGGCCTCCGTGGTGGACGGCCGGCGGACGATCTCCTTCAGCTCGGCCCGGCGCGCGGCGTACCGCTCGACGGTCTCCTGGCGCCGCCGGTTCTTCGCGATCTTGCTCTTCTTCGCCATCAGACCCTCACCCCCCGCGCGCGGATGCGCGCCACGGCCGCCTCGACGCCGATCGCGTCGACGGTCCTGATCGCCTTCGTGCTCAGCCGCAGCCGTACGTGCCGGCTCTCGCTCGGCAGCCAGTAGCGCTTCGTCTGGATGTTGGGGTCGAAACGGCGGGAGGTCCGCCGGTGGGAGTGGGAGATGCGGTTGCCGAAACCCGGCCGGGTGCCGGTCAGCATGCAGTGGGCGGACACGGTGACGTACCTCTCCTTCGGACCGGACGGTCCTAGCTGTTAATGGAATTCATTTTCAGTAAGGTATCAGCATGGCACGCAACGAACTCCGCCCGGTCATCAGACTCCGGTCCACCGCCGGGACCGGTTTCACCTACGTCACCCGCAAGAACCGCCGCAACGACCCGGACCGGCTGACCCTGCACAAGTACGACCCGGTCGCCGGTCGCCACGTCGACTTCCGAGAGGAGCGCTGATCCGCCGTGCGCAAGGGAATCCACCCCGAGTACCGTCCGGTCGTCTTCCGCGACCGCGCCGCCGGACACGCCTTCCTCACCCGGTCGACCATGACCGGCGAGCGCACCGTGGAGTGGGAGGACGGCCACACCTACCCCGTGGTCGACGTCGAGATCTCCGACGTCAGCCACCCCTTCCACACCGGCACCGCACGCGTCCTGGACACCGCCGGCCGGGTGGAGCGCTTCGAGCGGCGGTTCGGGAAGCGGGGCGGGGCATGAGCCCGGCGGTGCGGCTGCCGGTGGTCGTCGTCGGCGGTCTGCACGCCGACGCCCGCAGGGCGGCCGTGGCTCGGCTGCTGGCCGACGTGCCCGGCAGCGTCGTCCTCCACCACGACCTGGCGACGGCCGCCGCGGGAACGGTCGTACGGACCCTGCGGGACGCCACCGGCGTCCTCTCCGCCGGCGAGACGACCCTGGTCGACGACTGCGCCTGCTGCGCGCTGCGCGAGGACCTCGTCCCCGAGCTGGAGCGACTCGCGGACGCCGGAGGCACCCCGCTGGCGGTCGTCGAGCTGTGGGACTCCGTCGAGCCCAAGGCGATGGCGGAGGTGGTGACGGCCGGCGGCTTCACCGTCACCGGCGTGATCACCGCCGTCGACCCGGCCCTGGTGCTGCCGTACCTGGGCAACGGCGACGACCTCGCCGAGGGCGGCCTCGCCGCCGCGGCCACCGACCGGCGCACCGTCGCCGACACCTTCGCGCGGCAGCTGGAGTACGCCCCCGTCCTGGCCCTCGCCGACTCCCCGGAGGCCGACGACGAGGACCTCGAACTGCTGGCCCAGCTGCACCCGACGGCCCGCCGGGTACCCCTCGGGTCCCCCTCCTCCGCGCTGGCCCGCGCGGCGCTCGCCGGCTTCGACGTGGAGGCCGCGGCAGCCGCCCAGCACCCGGCCTGCGCCCTGTTGCCCGCCGAGGCCGACGCGCACGGTGTCACCACCCTCGTGTGGCACCGCCGCCGCCCCTTCCACCCGGAACGCCTGTACGCGGCGCTGGAGGACCTGACCTGTGCCGCCGCCCGCAGCCGGGGCCGGTTCTGGCTCGCCGACAGGGCGGACACGCTGCTGCACTGGGACGCCGCCGGCGGTGCCCTGTGCGTGGAGGGCGCGGGACCCTGGCTCGCGTCGCTCCCTGACGCCGCCTGGGAGCTGGTCCCGCCCGTGCGCCGCGCGGCCGCCGCGATCGACTGGCACCCCGAGCACGGCGACCGCTGCCAGCACCTGGTCTTCACGTCCCCCGGCCTCGACCGCGACGGCCTGGAACGGCTCCTGGAGAGCTGTCTGCTGACCGACGCCGAGTACGCCGCCGGCCAGGCCGCCTGGCGGCGCCTGCCGTCCGCCTTCGACAACCTCCTGGAGGTCTGACCCCATGCCCCGCAACAGCGACCGAACGCCCCGCAACAGCGACCGGAAGCCCGTCGGCCGGCGGTCCGATCCGCTGGACCGGGCCGGAGTGACGTACATCGACTACAAGGACACCGATCTGCTGCGGCAGTTCGTCTCCGACCGCGGCAGGATCCGCGGTCGGCGCGCCACCCGCGTGACGTCCCAGCAGCAGCGGCAGCTGGCCAGGGCGATCAAGAACGCACGCGAGATGGCCCTGCTGCCCCACGCCACGCGCTGACCCCGCCCCGGAGGCCGCGCGCCGACCTCGCACCGGGGGCCGCTCCTGGGGAGCGGCCCCCGGTGTTGTTGCATGTAGTTGCATTTTCTTCGAATTCGTGGGCATACGCGGGAACGACTTCCCTGGGGCAGGCGTCCAAGAGGGCAAGGGCTTTCGGTAAAGCACCCGTCAAAGCTGTAACCGCAGGAACACCGCGCGTGCACGTGCATTTGCTCATGCATCGGCACGTGAACGGGGTTATGATCCGGATCAGTTACCACTGCATCAATGGCCACATCAGCCAGTGCACCACCGGGGAGCGACCTGTGGACCACGACGTGTACGACGTTGACGACGCGTCCGGCGTGTACAACGGCATGGCCGCCACGCTGCTGCACGACGTGGCCTGGCAGAAGAGTCGCCACAGCAACTCGCAGGGCTCCTGTGTGGAGTTCGCGCGGCTGCCCGACGGTGGCGTGGCCATGCGCAACTCCCGCTTCCCCGACGGGCCCGCGCTGGTCTACACGCGTGCCGAGATCGAGGCCATGCTGCTGGGCGTCAAGGACGGCGAGTTCGACCACCTGGTCGCGAGCTGACCCGCGCGCGACCGACTCCGGGCACCGACCCGGCAGGCGCGGCACCGGCCCACGCGAACGCGCGACCCACCCCCGCGGAACCGACGCGCGTAGAACCGCGGCACGTCAAGGCGTAGCGGAACGCGTCACTCGTAGCACCGGGCCGTGCGGTCGCCGGGGTGCCGGAGCCGGAACAGGGCCCATACGACCTTGCCGTTGAGCGTCCCGGCGAGCGGGTGCCAGCCCCAGCTGTCGCTGAAGGAGTCGACGAG
This region of Streptomyces ambofaciens ATCC 23877 genomic DNA includes:
- the rpmG gene encoding 50S ribosomal protein L33; translated protein: MARNELRPVIRLRSTAGTGFTYVTRKNRRNDPDRLTLHKYDPVAGRHVDFREER
- the rpsN gene encoding 30S ribosomal protein S14 yields the protein MAKKSKIAKNRRRQETVERYAARRAELKEIVRRPSTTEAERFAAQRELRRQPRDAARTRVRNRDQIDGRPRGYFRAFGLSRVNLREQAHAGHLPGVRKSSW
- the rpsR gene encoding 30S ribosomal protein S18, translated to MPRNSDRTPRNSDRKPVGRRSDPLDRAGVTYIDYKDTDLLRQFVSDRGRIRGRRATRVTSQQQRQLARAIKNAREMALLPHATR
- a CDS encoding type B 50S ribosomal protein L31 — protein: MRKGIHPEYRPVVFRDRAAGHAFLTRSTMTGERTVEWEDGHTYPVVDVEISDVSHPFHTGTARVLDTAGRVERFERRFGKRGGA
- a CDS encoding DUF397 domain-containing protein, whose product is MDHDVYDVDDASGVYNGMAATLLHDVAWQKSRHSNSQGSCVEFARLPDGGVAMRNSRFPDGPALVYTRAEIEAMLLGVKDGEFDHLVAS
- the rpmB gene encoding 50S ribosomal protein L28, with amino-acid sequence MSAHCMLTGTRPGFGNRISHSHRRTSRRFDPNIQTKRYWLPSESRHVRLRLSTKAIRTVDAIGVEAAVARIRARGVRV
- a CDS encoding CobW family GTP-binding protein, which codes for MSPAVRLPVVVVGGLHADARRAAVARLLADVPGSVVLHHDLATAAAGTVVRTLRDATGVLSAGETTLVDDCACCALREDLVPELERLADAGGTPLAVVELWDSVEPKAMAEVVTAGGFTVTGVITAVDPALVLPYLGNGDDLAEGGLAAAATDRRTVADTFARQLEYAPVLALADSPEADDEDLELLAQLHPTARRVPLGSPSSALARAALAGFDVEAAAAAQHPACALLPAEADAHGVTTLVWHRRRPFHPERLYAALEDLTCAAARSRGRFWLADRADTLLHWDAAGGALCVEGAGPWLASLPDAAWELVPPVRRAAAAIDWHPEHGDRCQHLVFTSPGLDRDGLERLLESCLLTDAEYAAGQAAWRRLPSAFDNLLEV